A stretch of the Nematostella vectensis chromosome 1, jaNemVect1.1, whole genome shotgun sequence genome encodes the following:
- the LOC5520350 gene encoding peroxiredoxin-1 isoform X2: MSKTAIQKPAPAFSGTAVNKHGEFIDLKLSDYKGKYVVLFFYPLDFTFVCPTEIIAFSDRVDEFKAINCEVIACSVDSEYSHLAWTNVPRKKGGIGNINIPILSDLTKQISKDYGVLLEDQGVALRGLFIIDDKGILRQITINDLPVGRSVDETLRLIQAFQFTDKHGEVCPAGWRPGADTIIPEPQKSSSYFSKQ; this comes from the exons ATGAGCAAGACGGCGATTCAAAAGCCAGCCCCGGCTTTCTCCGGCACTGCAGTCAACAAGCACGGCGAATTCATCGACCTGAAGCTTTCTGATTATAAAG GGAAATACGTTGTGCTGTTTTTCTACCCGCTCGATTT caCTTTTGTCTGCCCAACGGAAATCATTGCCTTCAGTGACCGTGTGGATGAGTTTAAGGCCATTAACTGTGAAGTGATCGCCTGCTCTGTAGATTCAGAGTACTCCCACTTGGCTTG GACGAATGTCCCACGCAAGAAGGGTGGAATTGGTAACATTAACATTCCCATTCTGTCTGACCTGACAAAGCAGATCTCTAAAGACTACGGCGTGCTGCTGGAAGACCAGGGAGTGGCACTCAG GGGGCTGTTCATCATTGATGATAAGGGTATCCTTCGACAAATCACCATAAACGATCTACCAGTTGGGAGATCTGTTGATGAGACACTACGCCTGATTCAGGCCTTCCAATTCACAGACAAGCACGGAGAAG TGTGTCCAGCCGGATGGCGTCCTGGTGCTGATACG ATTATCCCTGAGCCACAGAAGAGCTCCTCCTACTTTAGCAAGCAATAA